The Bifidobacterium eulemuris genome includes a window with the following:
- a CDS encoding 16S rRNA (uracil(1498)-N(3))-methyltransferase: MTDALFLFDPDVDGVPVNTDELRAGWTLTLPAHVRRHAIQAMRLGAGDSLQLSDGRGLRLKAVLDDAQEGSAKVTEVGLEPQPLTRLALVQALAKTGHDEQAVDTATQIGVDAVVPWQADRSIAKWKTGRTDRKWSQVLQAATEQSRRSWIPTLEECASSKQIVALCRRACVHGDLVVVLHQDATDTWDGIERCVDELQDRCLADGKPRTVYVVVGPEGGISEAEVESFVKAGAHSCVLGSNILRASTAGPVALSLLSRALGRYA, translated from the coding sequence ATGACCGATGCCTTGTTTCTTTTCGATCCCGACGTCGACGGCGTGCCCGTCAACACCGACGAATTGCGCGCCGGATGGACGCTCACCCTGCCCGCCCACGTCAGACGCCACGCCATCCAGGCGATGCGGCTGGGTGCGGGCGACAGTCTGCAGTTGAGCGACGGACGCGGGCTGCGACTGAAAGCCGTGCTCGACGACGCGCAGGAGGGCTCGGCGAAGGTGACCGAGGTGGGCCTGGAACCGCAGCCGCTCACACGGCTGGCGTTGGTGCAGGCGTTGGCGAAAACCGGACATGACGAGCAGGCCGTCGACACGGCCACGCAGATCGGGGTGGACGCGGTGGTGCCCTGGCAGGCTGACCGGTCCATCGCCAAATGGAAGACGGGGCGCACCGACCGCAAATGGTCGCAGGTGCTTCAGGCGGCCACCGAACAGTCCCGCCGCTCCTGGATTCCGACGCTGGAGGAATGCGCGTCCAGCAAACAGATCGTGGCCCTGTGCCGCCGTGCCTGTGTGCATGGCGATCTGGTCGTGGTGCTCCATCAGGACGCCACCGACACCTGGGACGGTATCGAACGCTGTGTCGACGAACTGCAGGACCGCTGCTTGGCCGACGGCAAACCACGTACCGTCTATGTGGTGGTGGGGCCGGAAGGCGGCATCAGCGAGGCTGAGGTTGAGAGCTTCGTCAAAGCGGGCGCCCACTCCTGTGTGCTGGGATCCAATATCCTGCGCGCCTCGACCGCGGGGCCCGTCGCGTTGAGCCTGCTCAGCCGCGCGCTGGGACGATACGCCTGA
- a CDS encoding histidine triad nucleotide-binding protein, with protein sequence MSDSDDCLFCKIIAGQIPSGKVYEDETTYAFNDINPKAKVHVLVVPKKHYANAAELAAADPAQLAHMVEVAQGIADDAFHGDYRLVFNTGADAGQTVFHVHAHVMTGETLDE encoded by the coding sequence ATGAGCGATTCCGACGACTGCCTGTTCTGCAAGATCATCGCGGGGCAGATCCCCAGCGGCAAGGTCTATGAGGACGAGACGACCTACGCCTTCAACGACATCAATCCCAAAGCGAAGGTGCATGTGCTCGTCGTGCCCAAGAAGCATTACGCGAACGCCGCCGAACTGGCGGCGGCGGACCCCGCGCAGCTGGCGCATATGGTCGAGGTGGCGCAGGGCATCGCCGACGACGCCTTCCACGGCGACTACCGTCTGGTGTTCAACACCGGCGCGGATGCCGGACAGACCGTGTTCCATGTGCATGCGCATGTGATGACCGGCGAGACGCTTGACGAATAA